In Zhaonella formicivorans, one DNA window encodes the following:
- a CDS encoding anti-sigma-I factor RsgI family protein: MSRSRKGLVIEFDRGAAVVLTPTGEFVKVKLTKGKGWPELGDEITFPEAGGLWQFSRRTKLAAVAALIVFLVITPFVYQFALTLHPTELPVASYLTVDINPSIELGLGINRQVVSAKALNSDGQKVLNELKLLGLPGENAVERIIEQAVTLGYLEPDTNIQNILITYVPLTENHQNEKQLYAEKARKVLQAKSIAAQVEVISASDQVRSKAHAVGLSTGKYLVFLEAVNDGLEITEEQMKKESLTESINLAGGDLKQLIQKAAHEKDIAKLEEEVKAKLQRKELKRNQDEGKEPKREPERAGSHEKIEVGNKTENQIENTSQGKGLKIEIGAYKNDKREDVNGKRNPDSTPQQRSKELKKDVKEKQESPGNNPPQFGPGFVQKEEDVTELPEQLKKRTQAGKKNEDFSNEARQKEAEKLQVKVKGEDGNK, translated from the coding sequence GTGTCTAGGAGCAGAAAAGGTCTGGTAATTGAATTTGATAGAGGCGCTGCTGTAGTGTTGACTCCGACCGGGGAGTTCGTGAAAGTTAAGCTGACAAAAGGAAAAGGGTGGCCGGAACTTGGAGATGAGATTACATTCCCCGAGGCCGGCGGGTTATGGCAATTTTCCCGAAGGACTAAGCTAGCTGCCGTTGCCGCTCTTATAGTTTTTCTTGTAATTACTCCTTTTGTTTACCAATTTGCGCTTACTTTACATCCTACAGAGCTTCCTGTTGCCTCTTACCTCACGGTTGATATTAATCCAAGCATCGAACTGGGATTAGGAATTAATCGGCAAGTGGTATCTGCCAAAGCTTTAAATTCTGACGGCCAAAAAGTGCTAAACGAACTAAAACTGCTAGGGCTTCCAGGAGAGAATGCGGTAGAACGGATTATTGAACAGGCAGTAACGCTAGGCTATTTGGAACCTGATACAAATATACAAAATATTTTAATTACCTATGTACCGTTGACAGAAAACCATCAAAATGAAAAGCAGCTATATGCAGAAAAAGCGAGAAAAGTTTTACAAGCCAAAAGTATAGCTGCCCAAGTGGAAGTAATTAGCGCCAGCGACCAAGTGCGGTCCAAAGCCCATGCTGTTGGTTTATCGACCGGGAAATATTTGGTTTTCTTGGAAGCAGTCAATGATGGTCTTGAGATTACTGAAGAACAAATGAAAAAAGAAAGTTTAACAGAATCTATTAATTTAGCCGGTGGTGATTTAAAACAGCTGATTCAAAAGGCAGCCCATGAAAAAGATATTGCGAAGCTGGAAGAAGAGGTTAAGGCTAAGTTACAACGGAAGGAATTAAAGAGAAATCAGGATGAGGGCAAAGAACCAAAACGGGAACCGGAAAGGGCTGGGTCCCATGAAAAAATTGAAGTAGGAAATAAAACAGAAAATCAGATAGAAAATACGTCTCAGGGGAAAGGTTTAAAAATAGAAATTGGGGCATACAAAAATGATAAACGGGAAGATGTTAATGGAAAAAGGAATCCTGATTCTACGCCGCAACAACGGTCCAAGGAGCTGAAGAAAGACGTTAAAGAAAAACAAGAATCTCCGGGTAACAACCCTCCACAGTTTGGGCCGGGATTTGTTCAGAAAGAAGAAGATGTGACCGAACTTCCGGAGCAACTCAAGAAAAGAACGCAGGCTGGGAAAAAGAATGAGGATTTTTCCAACGAAGCAAGGCAAAAAGAAGCAGAAAAACTCCAGGTTAAAGTAAAGGGTGAAGATGGGAATAAATAG